A single Macaca mulatta isolate MMU2019108-1 chromosome 11, T2T-MMU8v2.0, whole genome shotgun sequence DNA region contains:
- the BICD1 gene encoding protein bicaudal D homolog 1 isoform X4: protein MAAEEVLQTVDHYKTEIERLTKELTETTHEKIQAAEYGLVVLEEKLTLKQQYDELEAEYDSLKQELEQLKEGPLLIRED from the exons ATGGCCGCAGAAGAGGTATTGCAGACGGTGGACCATTATAAGACTGAGATAGAGAGGCTGACCAAGGAGCTCACGGAGACCACCCACGAGAAGATCCAGGCTGCCGAGTATGGGCTGGTGGTGCTGGAGGAGAAGCTGACCCTCAAACAGCAGTATGACGAGCTGGAGGCTGAGTACGACAGCCTCAAACAGGAGCTGGAGCAGCTCAAAGAG GGCCCTTTGTTGATAAGAGAAGATTGA